The proteins below are encoded in one region of Triticum aestivum cultivar Chinese Spring chromosome 1B, IWGSC CS RefSeq v2.1, whole genome shotgun sequence:
- the LOC123123398 gene encoding cell division control protein 48 homolog E-like: MAIHSEPSSSDASGKKDYSMAILARKKSPNRLVVDEATGDENSAVALHPDTMDRLQLFCGDTVLLKGKKRKDTICIMLPDDTCDKTKIRMNKVVRKNLRVRLGDVVSVHQCPDVKFGNRVHILPVDDTVEGITGSMFDAFLKPYFLEAYRPVRKGDLFLVRGGMTSVEFKVIETDPAEYCIVAPDTEIFYDGEPVRREDEEKLDDVGYDDVGGVRKQMAQIRELVELPLRHPQLFKSIGVKPPKGILLYGPPGTGKTLIARAVANETSAFFFLINGPEIMSKLAGESESNLRKAFEEAEKNAPAIIFIDEIDSIAPKREKTNGEVERRIVSQLLTLMDGLKSRAHVIVMGATNRPNSIDPALRRFGRFDQEIDIGVPDEVGRLEVLRIHTKNMKLAEDVELEHVSRDTHGYVGADLAALCTEAALQCIREKMDVIDLEDDTIDAEILNSMAVTNDHFKIALGTSNPSALRETVVEVPNVSWEDIGGLEGVKRELQETVQYPVEHPEKFEKFGMSPSKGVLFYGPPGCGKTLLAKAIANECQANFISIKGPELLTMWFGESEANVREIFDKARGSAPCVLFFDELDSIATQRGNSVGDAGGAADRVLNQLLTEMDGMNAKKTVFIIGATNRPDIIDPALLRPGRLDQLIYIPLPDVESRLQIFRACLRKSPVAKDVDLNALAKYTQGFSGADITEICQRACKYAIRENIEKDMEKERRRKENPEAMEEDDVDEVAEIKAAHFEESMRYARRSVSDADIRKYQAFAQTLQQSRGFGSEFRFPDQPMAGATAATDPFASAARAAEDDDLYS; the protein is encoded by the coding sequence GCCACCGGCGACGAGAACTCCGCCGTCGCTCTGCACCCGGACACCATGGACAGGCTGCAGCTCTTCTGTGGCGACACCGTCCTGCTCAAGGGCAAGAAGCGGAAAGACACGATCTGCATTATGCTTCCAGACGACACATGCGACAAGACCAAGATCCGGATGAACAAGGTCGTCAGGAAGAACTTGAGGGTCCGGCTCGGCGACGTCGTCTCTGTTCATCAGTGCCCGGACGTCAAATTCGGGAATCGCGTGCACATACTTCCCGTCGACGACACGGTCGAAGGAATCACCGGAAGCATGTTCGATGCCTTCCTGAAACCATACTTTCTCGAAGCCTATCGACCCGTCAGAAAAGGGGACCTTTTCCTTGTGAGAGGCGGAATGACAAGCGTGGAGTTCAAAGTTATCGAGACTGACCCTGCAGAGTACTGCATCGTCGCACCTGACACGGAGATATTCTACGATGGCGAGCCTGTCAGGAGGGAGGATGAGGAGAAGCTGGACGACGTCGGCTACGACGATGTCGGTGGAGTCAGGAAGCAGATGGCCCAGATCAGAGAGTTGGTTGAGCTCCCACTGCGCCATCCCCAGCTCTTCAAGTCCATTGGTGTGAAGCCTCCAAAGGGCATCTTGCTGTATGGGCCACCTGGGACTGGCAAGACCCTCATTGCTAGAGCTGTGGCTAATGAAACAAGCGCCTTCTTCTTCCTGATCAATGGCCCGGAGATCATGTCGAAGCTGGCCGGAGAAAGCGAGAGCAACCTCAGAAAGGCGTTTGAGGAGGCCGAGAAGAACGCGCCGGCCATCATCTTCATCGATGAGATTGATTCCATAGCCCCAAAGAGAGAAAAGACCAACGGAGAAGTCGAAAGGCGTATTGTTTCACAGCTGCTCACTCTTATGGACGGGCTTAAATCACGTGCACATGTTATTGTTATGGGTGCTACGAACCGCCCAAATAGCATCGACCCTGCTCTCAGAAGATTTGGTAGGTTTGACCAGGAGATCGACATTGGGGTCCCTGATGAAGTTGGACGGCTTGAGGTTCTCCGGATTCACACTAAAAACATGAAGCTTGCTGAAGATGTTGAGCTGGAGCATGTTTCGAGGGACACTCATGGGTATGTCGGTGCCGATCTCGCTGCCCTTTGTACTGAGGCTGCTCTCCAGTGCATTCGTGAGAAGATGGATGTTATAGACCTCGAGGATGACACCATTGATGCGGAGATACTGAATTCCATGGCTGTCACGAACGACCATTTCAAGATTGCACTAGGGACAAGCAACCCATCTGCTCTTCGTGAAACTGTTGTTGAAGTTCCAAATGTCTCTTGGGAGGATATTGGTGGCCTGGAGGGTGTCAAAAGGGAGCTGCAGGAGACCGTCCAGTATCCGGTGGAGCATCCAGAGAAATTTGAGAAGTTTGGTATGTCTCCGTCGAAAGGTGTTCTCTTCTATGGACCTCCGGGCTGTGGTAAGACCTTGTTGGCCAAGGCAATTGCTAACGAGTGCCAGGCTAACTTTATCAGCATCAAAGGACCGGAGCTGCTTACCATGTGGTTTGGTGAGAGTGAGGCCAATGTGCGTGAGATTTTCGACAAGGCTAGGGGGTCGGCGCCATGTGTCCTCTTCTTTGATGAGCTTGACTCAATTGCCACTCAGAGAGGGAACAGTGTTGGTGATGCCGGAGGTGCCGCCGATAGAGTGCTGAATCAGCTTCTTACCGAGATGGACGGAATGAATGCCAAGAAAACTGTGTTCATCATCGGTGCTACCAACAGGCCAGACATCATAGACCCTGCCTTGCTTAGGCCTGGGCGCCTTGATCAGCTTATCTACATTCCTCTGCCTGATGTTGAATCCAGGCTCCAGATCTTCAGAGCCTGCCTCAGGAAGTCTCCCGTGGCCAAAGATGTTGACTTGAATGCTCTCGCCAAATACACACAGGGGTTCAGCGGTGCAGATATCACTGAAATCTGCCAGCGTGCATGCAAATATGCCATCAGAGAGAACATTGAAAAGGACATGGAAAAGGAGAGGAGGCGGAAGGAAAACCCTGAAGCCATGGAGGAAGACGATGTGGATGAGGTCGCTGAGATCAAGGCTGCTCACTTCGAGGAGAGCATGAGGTATGCACGCCGGAGTGTTAGTGATGCTGATATTCGCAAATACCAGGCCTTTGCTCAGACGCTGCAGCAGTCCCGTGGTTTTGGCAGTGAGTTCCGATTCCCTGACCAGCCGATGGCGGGTGCTACCGCTGCAACCGATCCTTTTGCATCCGCTGCCAGGGCAGCTGAAGACGATGATTTGTACAGTTAA
- the LOC123123408 gene encoding histone H2B.1-like encodes MAPKAEKKPAGKKPAEEEPATEKAEKAPAGKKPKAEKRLPAGKTASKEGGGEKRGRKKGKKSVETYKIYIFKVLKQVHPDIGISSKAMSIMNSFINDIFEKLAGEAAKLARYNKKPTITSREIQTSVRLVLPGELAKHAVSEGTKAVTKFTSS; translated from the coding sequence ATGGCGCCCAAGGCGGAGAAGAAGCCGGCGGGGAAGAAGCCCGCGGAGGAGGAGCCCGCGACGGAGAAGGCCGAGAAGGCCCCcgccgggaagaagcccaaggccgAGAAGCGGCTGCCGGCGGGCAAGACCGCCTCCAAGGAGGGCGGCGGCGAGAAGAGGGGccggaagaagggcaagaagagCGTGGAGACCTACAAGATCTACATCTTCAAGGTGCTCAAGCAGGTGCACCCCGACATCGGCATCTCCTCCAAGGCCATGTCcatcatgaactccttcatcaacgaCATCTTCGAGAAGCTCGCCGGGGAGGCCGCCAAGCTCGCCCGCTACAACAAGAAGCCCACCATCACCTCCCGGGAGATCCAGACCTCCGTCCGCCTCGTCCTCCCCGGGGAGCTCGCCAAGCACGCCGTCTCCGAGGGCACCAAGGCCgtcaccaagttcacctcctcTTAG